Below is a window of Streptomyces genisteinicus DNA.
CGGCCGGGTCGAAGCCGCAGACGGGCCGCGGCATGACGACGTCCGGGTCGAGGTGGAGTTCGGACATGGTCTCGTCGACGACGAGGACGGTCCCGGCGGAGCGGGCAGCCTCGACGAGGGCGCGGCGCTGGTCGTCGTCGGCGAGCGCGCCGGTGGGGTTGTGGAAGTCGGCGACGACGTAGGCGAGGCGCGGCGCGGCCTCGCGCAGCACCTGCCGCCAGCGTCCGAGGTCCCAGCCGCTGAGCCCGGCGGCCATCGCCACCGGCACCAGCCGCGCCCCGGCCTCCCTCATCAGCTGGAGGATGTTGGCGTACGACGGGGACTCCACGGCGATGCGCTCGCCGCGGCCGGCGAAGAGGTGGCAGATGGCGTCGATGGCCCCCATCGCGCCGGTGGTGACCATGATCTGCTCGGGCATGGTGGGGATGCCGCGCTCGGTGTACCGGTCGGCGAGCATCTGCCGCAGGGCGGGCAGTCCGGCCGGGTAGTCGCCGTGGGTGTGGGCGTACGGAGGCAGCTCCTCGAGGGCCCCCTGGAAGCCCTGGGTGAGCCACGGCTCGGGGGCCGGGAGGGCGGCGCAGCCGAGGTCGATCATGGAACCGAGTGACTCGGGCGGGAGGGGTTCCAGACCGCGGGCCGGGAGGGGGTTGCCCGCGGGGACGGCGGTCCAGCTGCCCGCTCCCCTGCGGGACTCCAGGAAGCCTTCGGAGCGCAGCGCCTCGTACGCGGCGGCCACGGTGGTGCGGCTGACGGAGAGCGACAGGGCCAGTTCGCGCTCGGCGGGGAGACGGGCGGCCACCGGGACCCTCCCCTCGAGCACCAGGAGGCGGATGCCGTCCGCGAGGGCGCGGTAGGCCGGCGGACGGCGGGTGCCCGGGCCGGCGGGGCGCTGCTGCTGTGCGCTGAGCTGGCGGGCGAGCTGCGCCGCTCCCACCGCCGAGGTCCACTGCGACATGGAAGTCAGTCCACCTTCCTCGAATTGGCCATGGTTGCGGCTCTTTCCATAGCCACAGAGTGACATGCATCGGTCCACTACCACCAGAGGGGTCCCCGTGCCCGCGTATCTCACCCGCAGACTGCTCCAGCTCTACGCCGGCCTCGCGCTGTACGGGGCCAGCTCGGCGCTCCTGGTGCGCGCCGGTCTCGGACTGGAACCGTGGGGGGTGCTGCACCAGGGGCTCTCGGAGCGGACCGGGATCTCGATCGGCGTCGTGTCGATCATCGTCGGCGCCGTCGTGCTGCTGCTGTGGATCCCGATCCGGCAGCGACCGGGGCTCGGCACCGTCTCCAACGTGTTCGTGGTCGGGCTGGCCATGGACGCCACCCTCGCCCTGGTGCCCGACGTCCAGCCGCTCGGGGCGCGCGTGCCGCTGCTGGTGGCCGGCGTGGTGCTGAACGGCATGGCCACCGGCCTCTACATATCGGCCCGCTTCGGGCCGGGCCCGCGCGACGGTCTGATGACCGGACTGCACCGGCTGACGGGCCGGTCGATCCGCCTGGTGCGCACCGGACTGGAGGTGGTGGTCGTGGCGACCGGCTTCCTGCTCGGGGGCACGGTCGGCGCCGGCACGGTGCTCTACGCGCTCGCCATCGGCCCCCTCGCGCAGTTCTTCCTGCGGGTGTTCGCCGTCCCCGAGCCGGAGAAGAGCAGCACCGTGGTCGCCGGCGCGTCACCCCGGCAGTCCATACTGCGACCGTGATCCGCATATCCCACCCCTATCTCGACCATCCGGCGACGCTCGCCTTCGCCCACCGCGGCGGGGCCGCGGACGGACTGGAGAACACGGCGGCCGCGTTCCGGCGGGCCGCGGACGCCGGCTACCGCTACTTCGAGACCGACGTCCACACCACCCGTGACGGGCGGCTCGTGGCCTTCCACGACGCGACGCTCGACCGGGTCACCGACAGCGGCGGCCGGATCGCGGCGCTGCCCTGGAGCGAGGTGCGCCGGGCCCGGGTGGCGGGCCGGGAGCCACTGCCGCTCTTCGAGGAGCTCCTGGAGGAGTTCCCCGACGCCCGCTGGAACGTGGACGTCAAGGCCGCCTCGGCGCTGGAGCCGCTGATCGCGCTGATCGGCCGCACCGGGGCCTGGGACCGGGTGTGCGTCGGCTCCTTCTCCGAGCGGCGGGTGGCCCGGGCCGCCCGGCTCGCCGGCCCGCGGCTGGCCACGTCCCTGGGCGTCCGGGGCGTGCTGGGGCTGCGGCTCTCGTCGCTGGGCGTCCCCGCCCCGCTGCGGGGCGGTGCGGTGTGCGTCCAGGTTCCGGAGAAGGAGTACGGGGTGCGCGTGGTGGACCGGCGGTTCGTCCGCGCGGCGCACGACCGGGGGCTCCAGGTGCACGTCTGGACGGTGAACGACGCCGAGGGGATGGAGCGGCTCCTGGACCTTGGCGTGGATGGCATCATGACCGATCATCTGGAGACGTTGCGCACCGTACTGACCGGCCGGGGCCTGTGGGTCTGATCGTCCGGACGCGCCTGCGCAGGGGACGATCGAGGGGGCGCGGATGACGGCGGAGACGGCCGGCCACGAGGCGGGCACGGACGAGGGGGGCGCTCGCCGCCGGGAGCAGCGCGGCTGGTACTTCTACGACTTCGCGTGCTCGGTCTACTCGACGAGCGTGGTCACGGTGTTCCTCGGCCCGTACCTGACCTCGGTCGCGAAGGCCGCGGCCGACGCCGACGGCTTCGTCCATCCGCTCGGCATACCCGTGCGCGCCGGATCCGTCTTCCCGTACGCGGTGTCCGTGTCGGTGGTGCTCGCGATCCTCGTCATGCCGCTCGCGGGGGCGGCGGCGGACCGGACGGGCCGCAAGAAGCCGCTGCTCGCCGCCGCCGCGTACACCGGGGCGGCGGCCACCACCTGCATGTTCCTGCTCGACGG
It encodes the following:
- a CDS encoding PLP-dependent aminotransferase family protein, which codes for MSQWTSAVGAAQLARQLSAQQQRPAGPGTRRPPAYRALADGIRLLVLEGRVPVAARLPAERELALSLSVSRTTVAAAYEALRSEGFLESRRGAGSWTAVPAGNPLPARGLEPLPPESLGSMIDLGCAALPAPEPWLTQGFQGALEELPPYAHTHGDYPAGLPALRQMLADRYTERGIPTMPEQIMVTTGAMGAIDAICHLFAGRGERIAVESPSYANILQLMREAGARLVPVAMAAGLSGWDLGRWRQVLREAAPRLAYVVADFHNPTGALADDDQRRALVEAARSAGTVLVVDETMSELHLDPDVVMPRPVCGFDPAGSTVLTVGSASKAFWAGMRIGWVRAAPDVIRSLVAARAYADLGTPVLEQLGVNWLMRTGGWDSAVTIRREQARENRDALVAAVRRELPDWEFDVPQGGLTLWVRTGGLSGSRLAEVGERVGVRVPSGPRFGVDGAFEGYVRLPFTVGGPVADEAAVRLAAAARLVRTGAATGAESPRTFVA
- a CDS encoding YczE/YyaS/YitT family protein; protein product: MHRSTTTRGVPVPAYLTRRLLQLYAGLALYGASSALLVRAGLGLEPWGVLHQGLSERTGISIGVVSIIVGAVVLLLWIPIRQRPGLGTVSNVFVVGLAMDATLALVPDVQPLGARVPLLVAGVVLNGMATGLYISARFGPGPRDGLMTGLHRLTGRSIRLVRTGLEVVVVATGFLLGGTVGAGTVLYALAIGPLAQFFLRVFAVPEPEKSSTVVAGASPRQSILRP
- a CDS encoding glycerophosphodiester phosphodiesterase family protein; the encoded protein is MIRISHPYLDHPATLAFAHRGGAADGLENTAAAFRRAADAGYRYFETDVHTTRDGRLVAFHDATLDRVTDSGGRIAALPWSEVRRARVAGREPLPLFEELLEEFPDARWNVDVKAASALEPLIALIGRTGAWDRVCVGSFSERRVARAARLAGPRLATSLGVRGVLGLRLSSLGVPAPLRGGAVCVQVPEKEYGVRVVDRRFVRAAHDRGLQVHVWTVNDAEGMERLLDLGVDGIMTDHLETLRTVLTGRGLWV